From Anopheles funestus chromosome 3RL, idAnoFuneDA-416_04, whole genome shotgun sequence, a single genomic window includes:
- the LOC125767028 gene encoding vanin-like protein 1: MNKPPVLFCILLLLLHVAPSKQQVSTPSDPHYWAGVVEFRSDRASGETVVISTANRLEQYIDIINSGEANVTDVLVFPEGTLNGYETASFVPHPQEQIVPCNNLQYERVVRDISCAARNRKKYIVINLTEKAKCPEQLDTRPCSPDGLYRFNTNVAFDREGAVVSRYRKFNLFGEAGINTTTYPEIVSFETDFGVKFGHFICFDLMFNEPALELVRLGVTDFIFPTMWFSELPFLTASQIQQGWAFSNNANLLAAGASFPGVGSTGTGVYSGRRGAITTVMNHEPQTKLYVVQVPKMNFPNAAISKIPQPKGTPAEMAKLFLKRDQIDKYTTKDLPMTSNAQLEERVCYQSHCCNFTINYSVKSNLQNTNYYRYKLAAYDAGRTFDGFADGQITTCAIFACSSANYSDCSGRFGANEVYEEAVTFNAITIVAKFADNSETFVLPNNVDTSIVPFDVSDTEYLVVPSVGDPTPHNIVTYKLNNAHSDLFTFAIWARKFERHASAGANPSSLVPTLVLIAVGVAGLVKNLW, from the exons ATGAACAAACCACCGGttctgttttgcattttgctgttgctactgCATGTTGCACCGAGCAAACAGCAG GTGTCCACACCATCCGATCCACACTACTGGGCAGGTGTGGTAGAATTCCGATCCGACCGGGCATCCGGTGAAACGGTTGTCATCAGCACTGCGAACCGCCTGGAACAGTATATAGACATTATTAATTCGGGCGAAGCAAACGTTACCGATGTGCTTGTGTTTCCGGAAGGTACACTAAATGGCTACGAAACCGCATCCTTTGTACCGCATCCACAGGAACAAATTGTACCGTGCAACAACCTGCAGTACGAACGGGTTGTGCGTGACATTTCCTGTGCGGCACGCAACCGTAAAAAGTACATCGTGATTAATCTGACCGAAAAGGCGAAATGTCCCGAGCAGCTGGATACGCGTCCCTGCAGCCCGGATGGGTTGTATCGTTTCAACACGAACGTCGCCTTCGACCGGGAGGGTGCGGTCGTGTCACGCTACCGAAAGTTCAATCTGTTTGGTGAGGCTGGAATTAATACGACGACGTACCCGGAGATTGTGAGCTTCGAGACGGATTTCGGGGTAAAGTTTGGGCACTTCATCTGCTTCGACCTGATGTTCAACGAACCCGCCCTCGAGCTGGTCCGGTTGGGCGTTACGGATTTCATCTTCCCGACGATGTGGTTCTCGGAACTGCCCTTCCTAACAGCGTCACAGATTCAACAAGGATGGGCATTCTCGAACAATGCGAACCTGCTAGCGGCCGGTGCAAGCTTCCCGGGTGTTGGCAGTACCGGTACGGGTGTATATTCCGGTCGGCGTGGTGCAATCACGACCGTCATGAATCACGAACCACAAAC TAAATTGTACGTTGTGCAGGTTCCTAAAATGAATTTCCCGAATGCGGCCATTAGCAAGATACCGCAACCGAAAGGTACACCGGCCGAGATGGCGAAACTGTTTCTCAAACGGGACCAGATCGATAAGTACACTACGAAGGATCTTCCGATGACATCGAACGCGCAGCTGGAAGAGCGTGTTTGCTATCAAAGCCATTGCTGCAACTTTACCATCAATTATAGCGTGAAATCAAATCTACAAAACACG AACTACTATCGCTACAAGCTAGCTGCGTATGATGCCGGTCGTACGTTTGATGGTTTTGCCGATGGCCAGATTACGACCTGTGCGATATTTGCTTGCTCTTCCGCCAACTATAGTGACTGCTCGGGACGGTTCGGTGCGAACGAAGTGTACGAGGAAGCGGTCACGTTCAATGCCATCACCATAGTGGCTAAGTTCGCGGACAATTCGGAAACGTTTGTGCTACCGAACAACGTCGACACCAGTATCGTACCGTTCGACGTGTCGGACACGGAATACCTCGTCGTTCCGAGCGTGGGCGATCC aACACCTCATAACATTGTGACTTACAAACTGAACAACGCTCATTCGGATCTCTTCACGTTCGCTATCTGGGCGCGTAAGTTCGAGCGTCATGCAAGCGCTGGCGCTAATCCTTCCAGCCTGGTCCCGACGTTAGTATTGATTGCGGTTGGTGTGGCGGGTTTGGTGAAGAATTTGTGGTGA